In Verrucomicrobiia bacterium, one genomic interval encodes:
- a CDS encoding DUF6807 family protein translates to MNSKSLLPILTLFLAASAVASTAAEPSFEFREVNDSTGLELFENGKPVYVYNYGMILSRGAPESMRRSCYLHPVYAPDGKTVLTDDFNPDHRHHRGIFWAWEVVTVGGKTDDVWTVKGFRQKFVRWKARETAGPLARLAVENGWYDGDRKFVKEDVDIVTHPETKGQRVMDFTLRFEAVDQPVVIVGTPDSKKGYGGFAFRTAPRDGGAAGTIIRTDTGILKKDGVLSRHPWAELSGSFNGQEAGVRIEDDPSNPGYPHNGWLLRHGFALLNVSYPGLEPVTLQPGKPLVLKYRVILFLGDTAEHPA, encoded by the coding sequence ATGAATTCTAAATCCTTGCTCCCCATCCTGACACTGTTCCTGGCCGCTTCGGCGGTCGCCTCCACCGCAGCGGAACCCTCTTTCGAGTTTCGTGAGGTCAATGACTCGACCGGTCTGGAGCTCTTTGAAAACGGCAAACCGGTTTATGTCTATAACTATGGCATGATTCTTTCCCGCGGCGCGCCCGAGTCAATGCGACGCTCGTGTTATTTGCACCCGGTCTATGCGCCGGACGGCAAAACGGTTTTAACGGATGATTTCAATCCCGACCACCGCCATCACCGGGGCATTTTTTGGGCTTGGGAGGTAGTGACGGTCGGCGGCAAAACGGATGATGTGTGGACGGTCAAGGGTTTCCGCCAGAAATTCGTTCGATGGAAGGCGCGGGAAACGGCCGGTCCATTGGCCAGGCTGGCCGTCGAGAACGGCTGGTACGACGGCGACCGGAAATTCGTGAAAGAGGATGTCGATATTGTCACCCACCCGGAAACCAAGGGGCAACGTGTCATGGATTTTACACTGCGTTTCGAGGCGGTTGATCAGCCAGTGGTAATCGTCGGCACTCCGGATAGCAAAAAGGGCTATGGTGGATTTGCGTTTCGCACGGCGCCGCGAGATGGGGGTGCGGCGGGGACCATTATCCGAACCGATACGGGGATTTTGAAGAAGGACGGCGTGCTGTCACGGCATCCATGGGCCGAATTATCGGGCAGTTTCAATGGCCAGGAAGCTGGGGTCCGAATCGAGGATGACCCCTCGAATCCAGGCTATCCGCACAACGGCTGGCTCTTGCGCCACGGGTTTGCTCTGCTGAACGTGTCGTACCCTGGACTCGAACCGGTAACTCTCCAGCCCGGCAAGCCGCTCGTGCTCAAATATCGCGTTATTCTTTTCCTGGGCGACACTGCCGAACACCCCGCTTAG
- a CDS encoding Cyclin D1-binding domain-containing protein: MVETIELQGEWIGHYPGHFDEVIRIDRHGEEVEAVKITGDDYVPAGAVTWKANLRTLRGKGQIAENEFVRPRFIPGRLIIINPERIIFRWENCGEVEYRKDD; the protein is encoded by the coding sequence ATGGTTGAGACGATAGAGCTACAAGGAGAGTGGATCGGCCACTACCCCGGCCATTTCGATGAAGTCATCCGCATTGACCGGCACGGCGAAGAAGTCGAGGCAGTCAAAATTACCGGGGATGATTACGTGCCGGCGGGGGCGGTCACCTGGAAGGCAAACCTCAGGACCCTGCGCGGAAAAGGACAGATTGCTGAAAACGAATTCGTCCGCCCGCGTTTCATCCCTGGACGGCTGATCATTATCAATCCGGAGCGTATTATTTTCCGCTGGGAGAATTGCGGCGAAGTAGAATATCGCAAGGACGACTAA
- a CDS encoding TIM barrel protein, whose product MAKHGLKFFYHVHGYEFQPYNQGTLLDLLITQTDPKLVSYEMDIFWIVFPGQDPVKLLNKYGKRWELAHLKDMRKGTETGALTGSTDVKNDAAIGTGLMDIPAILKAAQKAGVKWYFIEDESPWSEQQIPRSLRYLEQVRF is encoded by the coding sequence ATGGCCAAACATGGGCTGAAGTTCTTCTATCATGTCCATGGCTACGAGTTTCAGCCTTATAACCAGGGCACATTGCTCGACCTGCTCATAACGCAAACCGATCCCAAACTCGTGAGCTATGAAATGGATATTTTCTGGATCGTGTTCCCCGGGCAGGACCCGGTCAAACTTCTCAATAAATATGGCAAGCGCTGGGAGTTGGCCCATCTGAAGGATATGCGGAAAGGCACAGAAACAGGCGCGCTGACCGGTTCCACAGACGTTAAGAACGACGCTGCCATCGGCACCGGGCTGATGGACATTCCCGCAATTCTGAAAGCAGCCCAAAAAGCCGGCGTGAAGTGGTACTTCATCGAGGATGAATCCCCTTGGTCAGAGCAGCAGATCCCTCGAAGCCTGCGGTACTTGGAGCAGGTACGGTTCTGA
- a CDS encoding cytidylate kinase-like family protein yields the protein MNPQIGLDQCLTFINCQLQPRHTAEAANQTQTHFRAITISRQSGAGGHSVAARLIELLDDRRHKGGSPWTVFDRNLVEKVLEEHHLPSRLARFMPEDRISEVTDAMDELFGLHPPSRSLVHQSAETILRLADAGNVILIGRGANVITSKLDYVFHVRLVGSVENRIGTIQRLESLTQREASAFVYNEDLGRSRYLKKYFGKDIDDPLLYHLIINTDLVSYEQAARLIADQVMPGRQWERGAWSVGA from the coding sequence ATGAACCCTCAAATCGGACTCGATCAATGCCTGACGTTTATCAACTGCCAATTGCAGCCCCGTCATACCGCCGAGGCGGCTAATCAGACCCAGACACATTTCCGCGCGATCACCATTTCGCGCCAAAGCGGCGCAGGTGGCCACTCGGTCGCCGCCCGGCTGATTGAGTTGCTCGATGATCGCAGGCACAAGGGCGGCAGCCCCTGGACGGTTTTTGACCGGAATCTTGTGGAAAAGGTGCTCGAGGAGCATCACCTGCCTAGCCGGCTGGCTCGCTTTATGCCGGAGGACCGCATCTCCGAGGTCACCGATGCCATGGATGAACTCTTCGGCCTGCACCCGCCCTCCCGGAGCTTGGTCCACCAGAGCGCCGAAACCATTCTCAGGTTAGCCGATGCGGGGAATGTGATTCTCATCGGGCGCGGAGCCAATGTAATCACGAGCAAACTCGATTATGTCTTCCACGTGCGCCTGGTCGGTTCGGTGGAAAATCGGATTGGGACCATCCAGCGCCTCGAATCACTGACCCAGAGGGAAGCCAGCGCCTTCGTTTATAATGAAGACCTTGGCCGGAGCCGTTACCTCAAAAAGTACTTCGGCAAAGACATTGATGATCCATTGCTCTACCACCTGATCATCAATACAGATTTGGTTTCCTACGAGCAGGCTGCCCGGCTCATTGCCGATCAGGTGATGCCGGGAAGGCAGTGGGAGCGTGGAGCGTGGAGCGTGGGAGCGTGA
- a CDS encoding OsmC family protein, with translation MSEHKAMISWKRTSPDFLKGKYSREHTWSFDGGLTVPASAAPAVVPAPYSNPAHVDPEEAFVAAVSSCHMLTFLYLASRRGFQVDSYKDEAIGAMAKNEKGTPWVSLIKLNPIIAYGGEKMPAPEDERRLHHLAHEQCYISNSIKTEVLFGEAKKEAA, from the coding sequence ATGTCAGAACACAAAGCCATGATTAGCTGGAAACGCACCAGCCCTGATTTCCTCAAGGGCAAGTATTCCCGGGAGCACACCTGGAGCTTTGACGGCGGTCTGACGGTGCCGGCTTCAGCCGCACCCGCTGTAGTGCCGGCGCCTTATTCAAACCCGGCGCACGTCGATCCGGAGGAGGCCTTTGTAGCGGCGGTTTCGAGCTGCCACATGCTCACCTTTCTGTACCTGGCCTCGCGCCGGGGATTCCAGGTGGACAGCTATAAGGATGAGGCCATCGGGGCCATGGCAAAGAATGAAAAAGGCACTCCGTGGGTAAGCTTGATTAAACTCAATCCGATAATTGCCTATGGCGGCGAGAAAATGCCTGCGCCGGAGGATGAGCGCCGGCTTCATCACCTTGCCCACGAGCAATGCTATATCTCCAATTCCATAAAGACTGAGGTCCTTTTTGGGGAGGCCAAGAAAGAGGCCGCCTGA
- a CDS encoding DUF5069 domain-containing protein, protein MQTATQNALPRSAYDRTGGIVYFARMLDKIRLRAAGTLRRDFHPNLGSGFDGRCCRFLGIDYSALRDRVLTGGTDDEILAWCFEHGTRPTKEQVLVWDKFMLKRGWRDEDDGSTQELARYKESSGLAHRNDILTFFDYYEVDEGRKL, encoded by the coding sequence GTGCAAACCGCCACTCAAAATGCCCTTCCCCGCAGCGCCTATGACCGTACCGGCGGCATTGTCTATTTTGCCCGGATGCTCGATAAGATTCGCCTTCGCGCGGCGGGTACTTTGCGTCGTGACTTTCATCCGAACCTCGGCTCCGGCTTTGATGGCCGCTGCTGCCGATTCCTTGGCATCGATTATTCGGCTTTGAGGGATCGCGTTTTGACGGGCGGCACGGACGACGAAATTCTGGCATGGTGCTTTGAGCATGGGACTCGTCCAACAAAAGAGCAGGTTCTGGTCTGGGACAAGTTCATGCTCAAGCGCGGCTGGAGGGACGAGGATGATGGCTCGACCCAGGAATTGGCACGCTACAAAGAATCCAGCGGCCTTGCCCATCGAAACGATATTCTCACCTTCTTCGATTATTACGAAGTTGATGAAGGCCGTAAGCTTTAG
- a CDS encoding alcohol dehydrogenase catalytic domain-containing protein, translating to MLTIPKTMRAVVYRGANDLRVETVLVPSIGPHELLVRVAVCGVCPTDIKKIQYGTVAPPRIFGHETAGTIVRAGARVKKFRVGDRVALHHHVPCLDCHACRHRAFAQCAQYKRTGVTAGFEPAGGGYAEYVRVLPFVLPGVVKIPRNNSFLEGAMLEPVNTVLKAVRRLALLPGDTVLVAGQGPIGLMFTRLLALEGIRVLATDLLDSRLKLARQLGARWSFPVGGPGNGVQEIPASRRSKGVTAFDSPGHSAGAKSLAELVEKVTHRCGLDAAVMAVPSTAALAQAQELVRGGGQVLLFSNTRRGDKSSLDLATICVDEKDLIGSYSADFLLQPAVARLVFSRKLDVRRLITHQFPLEQTAAAIERAARPGPESLKIVVSQ from the coding sequence GTGCTGACGATTCCCAAAACCATGCGCGCGGTGGTGTATCGAGGCGCCAATGACCTGCGAGTCGAGACGGTCCTGGTCCCTTCTATTGGTCCGCACGAACTGCTCGTCAGGGTCGCCGTCTGCGGCGTTTGCCCAACCGACATTAAAAAAATCCAATACGGCACCGTAGCGCCCCCGCGCATCTTCGGCCACGAAACGGCAGGGACCATCGTGCGGGCGGGGGCGCGGGTAAAGAAATTTCGGGTTGGTGATCGGGTGGCGCTGCACCATCACGTGCCATGTCTGGATTGTCATGCCTGCCGTCATCGGGCCTTTGCCCAATGCGCGCAGTACAAACGGACTGGCGTCACCGCGGGATTCGAGCCGGCGGGCGGCGGTTATGCCGAATACGTGCGCGTGCTGCCTTTTGTGTTGCCGGGAGTGGTCAAGATTCCCCGGAACAATTCATTTCTGGAAGGAGCGATGCTCGAACCAGTCAATACCGTGCTCAAGGCAGTGCGACGACTGGCTCTTCTCCCAGGTGATACTGTCCTGGTCGCCGGGCAGGGCCCCATTGGACTCATGTTTACCCGTTTATTGGCCTTGGAAGGCATCCGTGTGCTGGCTACTGATCTATTGGATTCCCGCCTGAAATTGGCCCGCCAGTTGGGCGCGCGGTGGAGTTTCCCTGTGGGTGGGCCAGGAAACGGCGTGCAGGAAATCCCAGCCAGCCGAAGATCCAAAGGCGTGACCGCATTCGATTCACCAGGCCATTCGGCTGGAGCCAAGAGCTTGGCGGAATTGGTCGAAAAGGTCACACACCGCTGCGGCTTGGACGCTGCGGTGATGGCCGTCCCCTCGACCGCCGCCCTGGCCCAGGCGCAAGAGCTTGTTCGCGGCGGCGGCCAGGTACTTTTGTTCTCGAACACCCGGCGGGGTGACAAATCCTCGCTGGACCTGGCGACGATCTGCGTGGATGAAAAAGACCTGATCGGCAGTTATTCGGCGGATTTCCTCCTCCAACCCGCTGTCGCGCGCTTGGTTTTTTCGCGGAAATTAGATGTGCGCCGCCTGATTACGCACCAATTTCCCCTCGAACAAACAGCCGCTGCCATCGAACGAGCAGCGAGGCCCGGCCCCGAGTCCCTGAAAATCGTGGTAAGCCAGTAA